One bacterium genomic window, TTGCTCGCGCTTACTACGATCTCGGTCTTTGCTTCCGCGCGATGGGACGGTATATCGAGGCTATAAAGGCCCTGGACAAGGCTGTGGAGATAAAGCCCAACATTCCCGTCATCCGCGACAAGCGCGCGGCCGCCCTTATCGATATGGGTGCTGCACTGAAACCCCAGTACTCGAGGAGTCTTTTCGAGGCGGCAATCCAGGA contains:
- a CDS encoding tetratricopeptide repeat protein, which codes for MDDVHKRRYEEALAAAEEVIRETPDDPTAYHNRGVVLAKLGRYEEAVGAFKKAIKMKPDFARAYYDLGLCFRAMGRYIEAIKALDKAVEIKPNIPVIRDKRAAALIDMGAALKPQYSRSLFEAAIQ